In Elusimicrobiota bacterium, one genomic interval encodes:
- the galE gene encoding UDP-glucose 4-epimerase GalE — MKILVAGGAGYIGSHLVAELLDSGYKAVVLDNLSKGHREAILGGEFLEGSLLDPAKLEEIFNKYKIDVVMHFAADSLVGESMTQPDKYFRNNDVGGLNLLDAMNRHGVKKFIFSSTAAIFGEPDKSPIEENNVKLPTNPYGESKLIFEKMLRWYDRAFGIKYVCLRYFNAAGAHKSAKIGESHNPETHLIPIVLQAALGQREQIDVFGDDYKTPDGTCVRDYIHVTDLAQAHILAFKKLENDAVSTQYNLGHGQGLSVKQIIKVSEEVTGKKIKFRIVPRRAGDPATLIASSVKIKKELGWKPQYENISKIIDSAWQWHKSHPKGF, encoded by the coding sequence ATGAAAATTTTAGTTGCAGGCGGAGCAGGTTATATTGGTTCGCACCTGGTGGCAGAATTATTGGATAGCGGCTATAAAGCGGTAGTTCTTGATAATTTGTCAAAAGGCCACAGAGAAGCAATCCTTGGTGGTGAATTTTTAGAAGGAAGCCTGCTGGATCCCGCAAAATTGGAAGAAATTTTTAATAAATACAAAATTGATGTAGTCATGCATTTTGCCGCTGACAGTCTTGTCGGCGAGTCTATGACACAGCCGGATAAATATTTCAGGAATAATGATGTAGGCGGGTTAAACCTGCTTGACGCGATGAACAGGCACGGCGTAAAAAAATTTATTTTTTCATCTACCGCCGCAATATTCGGCGAGCCCGATAAAAGCCCGATAGAAGAAAACAATGTAAAACTTCCTACGAATCCCTACGGCGAATCAAAACTAATATTTGAAAAAATGCTCCGCTGGTATGACCGCGCTTTTGGAATAAAATATGTATGCCTGAGGTATTTTAACGCTGCGGGCGCGCATAAATCTGCAAAAATCGGAGAAAGCCATAACCCTGAAACTCATCTGATTCCGATTGTTCTTCAGGCCGCTTTGGGTCAGAGAGAACAGATAGATGTTTTTGGGGATGATTATAAAACTCCGGACGGGACCTGCGTGCGTGATTATATTCACGTAACAGACCTGGCCCAGGCGCATATTTTAGCTTTTAAGAAATTAGAGAATGACGCAGTCAGTACTCAATATAACCTGGGCCATGGCCAGGGTTTATCGGTAAAACAGATTATTAAGGTTTCAGAAGAAGTTACCGGAAAGAAAATAAAGTTTAGAATTGTTCCGCGGCGCGCCGGAGATCCGGCTACGCTTATTGCCAGTTCAGTTAAAATTAAAAAAGAACTTGGATGGAAACCGCAGTATGAAAATATCAGCAAAATAATTGATTCAGCCTGGCAGTGGCACAAATCACACCCAAAAGGTTTTTAA